In one Bacillus thuringiensis genomic region, the following are encoded:
- the calY gene encoding biofilm matrix protein CalY, translating to MSLKKKLGMGVASAALGLALIGGGTFAFFSDKEVSNNTFAAGTLDLTLNPKTLVDIKDLKPGDSVKKEFLLQNSGSLTIKDVKLATKYTVKDAKGDNAGEDFGKHVKVKFLWNWDKQSEPVYETTLADLQKADPDLLAKDIFAPEWGEKGGLEAGTEDYLWVQFEFVDDGKDQNIFQGDTLNLEWTFNANQEAGEER from the coding sequence GTGAGTCTGAAAAAGAAATTAGGTATGGGAGTTGCATCAGCAGCATTGGGGTTAGCTTTAATTGGTGGAGGAACATTTGCATTCTTTAGTGATAAAGAAGTATCAAACAATACATTTGCAGCTGGGACGTTAGACCTTACATTAAACCCTAAGACGCTTGTAGATATTAAAGATTTAAAACCAGGGGATTCTGTTAAGAAAGAGTTCTTATTACAAAACAGCGGTTCGTTAACTATTAAAGACGTTAAATTAGCAACAAAGTATACTGTTAAAGATGCAAAAGGTGATAATGCAGGTGAAGACTTTGGTAAGCACGTTAAAGTAAAATTCCTTTGGAACTGGGACAAACAAAGTGAGCCTGTATACGAAACAACTTTAGCAGACTTACAAAAAGCTGATCCAGATCTTTTAGCTAAAGATATCTTCGCTCCTGAGTGGGGAGAAAAAGGTGGATTAGAAGCTGGTACAGAGGATTATCTATGGGTACAATTTGAATTTGTAGATGATGGAAAAGACCAAAATATCTTCCAAGGTGATACATTGAATTTAGAATGGACATTCAATGCTAACCAAGAAGCTGGGGAAGAAAGATAA
- a CDS encoding helix-turn-helix domain-containing protein — translation MIGERIKRLRLQKGISLTELAEKAGVAKSYISSIERNLQKNPSIQFLEKIAAVLQIPVDTLLHDETTKETNLDSEWTQLVKDAMNSGVSKEQFREFLEFTKWKQNQK, via the coding sequence ATGATTGGAGAACGTATAAAACGCCTTCGTTTACAAAAAGGTATTTCATTAACTGAACTTGCCGAAAAAGCTGGCGTTGCTAAATCTTACATTAGTTCTATAGAACGAAATTTACAAAAAAACCCTTCCATTCAGTTTCTTGAAAAGATCGCAGCAGTTCTACAAATTCCAGTTGATACTTTACTTCATGATGAAACAACAAAGGAAACTAACCTAGACTCCGAATGGACACAACTCGTTAAAGATGCAATGAACTCTGGTGTCTCCAAAGAACAATTTCGTGAATTTCTTGAATTTACAAAGTGGAAGCAAAATCAAAAATAA
- the potB gene encoding spermidine/putrescine ABC transporter permease PotB: protein MKKGKLLALPTVAWLLIFFLIPLIFVLGFAFMQRGAYGTVEMQFTLENISRVFDPLYLGTLWETVKIAVITTVICLLIGYPFAYTITIVDRKYRSILLLLATIPFWINFLVRSYAWIVILRSQGLVNTLLLKLGIISEPLNLLYNTPSVILGMVYSLLPFMILPVYAAIEQLDKRKLEAAYDLGATPIKAFWNITVPMTMSGIATGSILVFVSSIGMFVVSDVMGGSKVALIGNVIQNQFLGARDWPFGSALSIIVVLFSVLLIYLYYRATKVYKYNENGGE, encoded by the coding sequence TTGAAAAAAGGGAAATTACTCGCACTACCTACAGTCGCGTGGCTGTTAATTTTCTTCCTAATCCCGCTCATATTCGTATTAGGATTCGCCTTCATGCAGCGCGGAGCTTACGGGACAGTAGAAATGCAATTTACGCTGGAGAATATATCCCGTGTGTTTGACCCATTGTACTTAGGAACGTTATGGGAAACTGTTAAAATCGCAGTTATTACGACAGTAATATGTTTATTAATTGGTTATCCGTTTGCTTATACAATTACAATTGTTGACCGCAAATACCGCTCTATTCTTTTATTATTGGCAACGATCCCGTTTTGGATTAACTTTCTTGTTCGTTCATACGCATGGATTGTTATTTTACGTTCACAAGGTCTTGTGAATACGTTGTTATTAAAGCTTGGCATTATTAGTGAACCGTTAAATTTATTATATAATACTCCTTCTGTAATACTCGGAATGGTCTATTCTTTATTACCATTTATGATTTTACCAGTGTATGCAGCAATTGAGCAGCTGGATAAGCGTAAGCTAGAAGCGGCTTATGATTTAGGAGCAACACCAATAAAGGCATTTTGGAATATAACAGTGCCGATGACGATGTCAGGAATTGCGACTGGTTCTATTTTAGTATTCGTTTCTTCTATCGGAATGTTTGTTGTATCAGACGTGATGGGCGGATCGAAAGTAGCATTAATCGGAAACGTTATTCAAAACCAATTCTTAGGTGCACGTGACTGGCCGTTTGGATCTGCGTTATCGATTATCGTTGTTCTATTCTCTGTTCTGTTAATTTACTTATATTATCGTGCAACGAAAGTATATAAATATAATGAGAATGGAGGGGAATAG
- the potA gene encoding spermidine/putrescine ABC transporter ATP-binding protein PotA, translating to MKKIIKVEAVEKHFGNQVIIPPLSLDIKEGEFLTILGPSGCGKTTLLRMIAGFETPTKGNLLLDDERINDLPPYKRHMNLVFQHYALFPHMTVEKNICFGMKMQKVSAAEQKERAEEAMRLTQLLEFRNRKPAKLSGGQQQRVAIARAIVNNPRVLLLDEPLGALDFKLRKDLQRELKNLQRNLGITFIYVTHDQEEAMSMSDRIVVMNKGHIEQIGTPKEIYNKPKTLFVATFIGENNIVKNGEGYVAIRPENVKVRSVEEPILKEYHLGHIEDIEFVGNMEKLYVRDEKTSELLMAYQTAEEAAQWSIGDNVYVGWEQEDEVTLN from the coding sequence ATGAAAAAGATTATTAAAGTTGAAGCAGTTGAAAAACATTTTGGAAATCAAGTGATTATCCCACCTCTTTCTTTAGATATTAAAGAGGGAGAGTTTTTAACAATTTTAGGGCCGAGTGGCTGCGGGAAAACGACTTTACTTCGTATGATCGCAGGATTTGAAACTCCAACTAAAGGGAATCTTTTATTAGATGATGAAAGAATTAACGATTTGCCGCCATATAAACGTCATATGAACCTAGTGTTCCAACATTACGCACTATTCCCACATATGACAGTAGAGAAGAATATTTGTTTTGGTATGAAAATGCAGAAAGTATCAGCAGCAGAGCAGAAAGAGCGTGCTGAAGAGGCAATGCGTTTAACGCAGTTACTTGAGTTCCGTAATCGTAAACCTGCGAAGCTTTCTGGTGGACAACAGCAGCGTGTTGCAATTGCAAGAGCGATTGTAAATAATCCGCGTGTATTACTATTAGATGAGCCACTTGGAGCGCTTGACTTTAAGTTACGAAAAGACTTGCAACGTGAATTGAAAAACTTACAACGTAATTTAGGAATTACGTTCATATACGTAACGCACGATCAAGAAGAAGCAATGAGCATGAGCGATCGTATCGTCGTTATGAATAAAGGACATATCGAACAAATCGGAACACCGAAAGAAATTTATAATAAGCCAAAAACATTGTTCGTTGCGACATTCATCGGTGAAAATAATATTGTGAAAAACGGGGAAGGCTATGTAGCAATTCGCCCTGAAAATGTAAAAGTACGTTCGGTTGAAGAACCAATTTTAAAAGAATACCATCTTGGACATATTGAAGATATTGAGTTTGTCGGAAATATGGAGAAGCTTTATGTACGTGATGAGAAAACATCAGAATTACTAATGGCATATCAAACTGCTGAAGAGGCAGCGCAGTGGAGCATTGGAGATAATGTATATGTAGGCTGGGAGCAAGAGGACGAGGTGACCTTAAATTGA
- a CDS encoding aldehyde dehydrogenase translates to MSISSIVSRQKEYFLKGHTRSIEMRKNNLKKLYEGIQHFEEEIFQALKLDLNKSVHESFTTEVGYVLKEISFQLKHMSSWSKPKRVRTALTHFGSKGKVVPEPYGVTLIIAPWNYPFQLAIAPLVGALAAGNTIVLKPSELTPSVSKVLKRMLDELFPEELVAVVEGGVEESTSLLKEPFDYIFFTGSVSVGKVVMEAAAKQLTPLTLELGGKSPCIVHKDAKIEMTARRIVWGKFLNAGQTCVAPDYMYVHSSVKEKLIEALRHEITEQYSKEPLKNENYVRIVSERHFERLCGFLQDGQVVIGGNYEKDTLHIEPTVLADITWQDAVMEDEIFGPILPIIEYDNIEDVIGTIQQHPKPLALYVFSEDKEVQKKVTSNISYGGGCINDVVYHLATPYLPFGGVGSSGLGGYHGKESFRTFSHYKSILAQSTAFDMKIRYSSTKSALKFIRKLLK, encoded by the coding sequence ATGAGTATTTCCTCTATTGTAAGTAGGCAAAAGGAATATTTTTTAAAAGGTCATACGAGAAGCATCGAAATGAGAAAGAATAATTTGAAGAAGCTTTATGAAGGCATTCAGCATTTTGAAGAAGAAATATTTCAGGCATTGAAATTAGATTTAAATAAGTCAGTTCACGAGTCGTTTACAACGGAAGTTGGATATGTATTAAAAGAAATTTCCTTTCAATTGAAACATATGTCATCGTGGAGTAAACCGAAGCGAGTTCGAACAGCACTGACTCATTTTGGATCAAAAGGAAAAGTAGTGCCAGAACCGTATGGTGTGACGCTTATTATTGCACCGTGGAACTATCCTTTTCAATTAGCAATTGCACCACTTGTAGGAGCATTGGCAGCTGGAAATACAATCGTTTTAAAGCCGTCAGAGTTAACGCCAAGCGTTTCAAAAGTGCTTAAGAGAATGCTAGATGAATTATTTCCAGAAGAGCTTGTAGCGGTAGTAGAAGGTGGCGTTGAAGAGAGTACATCTTTGCTGAAGGAACCGTTTGATTATATTTTCTTTACTGGTAGTGTTAGCGTTGGAAAAGTTGTAATGGAAGCAGCAGCGAAACAGTTGACGCCGCTCACTTTAGAACTTGGCGGGAAAAGTCCTTGTATTGTACATAAAGATGCAAAGATAGAGATGACAGCAAGAAGAATTGTTTGGGGTAAGTTTTTAAATGCAGGGCAGACGTGTGTAGCGCCTGATTATATGTACGTGCATTCTTCCGTGAAAGAAAAGCTAATTGAGGCACTGCGACATGAAATTACAGAGCAGTATAGTAAAGAACCTTTGAAAAATGAAAATTATGTGCGTATTGTAAGTGAGCGTCATTTTGAACGATTATGTGGATTTTTACAAGATGGTCAAGTCGTAATTGGTGGAAACTATGAGAAAGATACATTACATATTGAACCGACAGTGCTAGCGGATATTACATGGCAAGATGCTGTTATGGAAGATGAAATTTTTGGTCCGATTTTACCAATCATAGAGTACGACAATATAGAAGATGTAATTGGCACAATCCAGCAACATCCGAAGCCGTTAGCGTTATATGTATTTTCTGAAGATAAAGAAGTACAAAAGAAAGTGACGAGTAATATTTCATATGGTGGAGGCTGTATTAATGATGTTGTCTATCATCTTGCCACGCCATATTTACCTTTTGGGGGTGTTGGAAGTAGTGGATTAGGGGGTTATCATGGGAAAGAAAGTTTTCGGACTTTTTCACATTATAAAAGCATTTTAGCCCAATCTACAGCATTCGACATGAAAATTCGTTACTCTTCTACAAAAAGTGCTTTAAAATTCATACGAAAGTTGTTAAAATGA
- a CDS encoding anti-repressor SinI family protein: MYKDKTDALDQEWIDLILEALDAGIAMQDIEQFFQRMKPSSQAQ; this comes from the coding sequence TTGTACAAAGATAAGACAGACGCACTGGATCAAGAATGGATTGATTTAATACTTGAAGCTCTAGATGCTGGTATCGCCATGCAAGACATCGAGCAATTTTTCCAACGTATGAAGCCATCCAGTCAGGCTCAATAG
- the inhA1 gene encoding M6 family metalloprotease immune inhibitor InhA1, which yields MNKKPFKVLSSIALTAVLGLSFGAGTQSAYAETPANKTATSPVDDHLIPEERLADALKKRGVIDSSASEKETKKAVEKYVENKKGENPGKEVPNGDQLTKEASDFLKKVKDAKADTKEKLDNPATGTPAATGPVKGGLNGKVPTSPAKQKAYNGDVRKDKVLVLLVEYADFKHNNIDKEPGYMYSEDFNKEHYEKMLFGDEPFTLDDGSKIETFKQYYEEQSGGSYTVDGTVTKWLTVPGKAADYGADAASGGHDNKGPKGPRDLVKDALKAAVDSGLDLSEFDQFDQYDVNGDGNKNQPDGLIDHLMIIHAGVGQEAGGGKLGDDAIWSHRWTVGPKPFAIEGTQAKVPYWGGKMAAFDYTIEPEDGAVGVFAHEYGHDLGLPDEYDTQYSGDGEPVQAWSIMSGGSWAGKIAGTTPTSFSPQNKEFFQKTIGGNWANIVEVDYEKLNKGIGLATYLDQSVTKSNRPGMIRVNLPDKDIKTIEPAFGKQYYYSTKGDDLHTKMETPLFDLTNATTAQFDFKSLYEIEAEYDFLEVHAVTEDGQQTLIERLGEKANSGNADSTNGKWIDKSYDLSQFKGKKVKLTFDYITDGGLALNGFLLDNASLTVDGNVVFSDDAEGTSQFKLDGFAVSNGTEKKSHNYYVEWRNYAGSDNALKFARGPEYNSGMVVWYADSAYTDNWVGVHPGHGFLGVVDSHPEAIVGTLNGKPTVESSTRFQIADAAFSFDKTPAWKVVSPTRGTYTYDGLAGVPKFDDSKTYINQQIPDAGRILPKLGLKFEVVGQADDNSAGAVRLYR from the coding sequence ATGAACAAGAAACCGTTCAAAGTTTTGTCATCAATCGCTTTAACAGCTGTATTAGGCCTTTCATTCGGAGCTGGCACTCAATCTGCATATGCTGAAACGCCTGCGAATAAAACAGCTACGAGCCCAGTTGATGATCACTTAATTCCGGAAGAACGTTTAGCAGATGCGCTAAAAAAACGTGGGGTAATTGATTCGTCAGCTTCAGAGAAAGAAACAAAGAAAGCTGTCGAAAAGTATGTAGAGAACAAAAAGGGTGAAAATCCTGGGAAAGAAGTACCGAATGGGGATCAACTTACGAAAGAAGCATCTGACTTTTTAAAGAAAGTGAAAGATGCGAAAGCAGACACGAAAGAAAAATTAGATAACCCTGCAACAGGAACACCTGCAGCGACAGGACCAGTTAAAGGCGGATTAAATGGTAAAGTACCAACATCTCCAGCAAAGCAAAAAGCGTATAACGGTGATGTGCGTAAAGATAAAGTACTCGTTTTACTTGTAGAGTACGCTGACTTTAAACATAACAATATTGATAAAGAGCCTGGCTATATGTATTCGGAAGACTTTAATAAAGAACACTATGAAAAAATGTTATTCGGTGACGAGCCATTCACGTTAGATGATGGAAGTAAAATTGAAACATTTAAACAATATTATGAAGAGCAATCTGGTGGTAGTTACACTGTAGATGGAACAGTTACAAAATGGTTAACAGTTCCTGGTAAAGCTGCTGATTACGGTGCGGATGCTGCTAGCGGTGGTCATGATAATAAAGGACCAAAAGGACCACGTGATTTAGTAAAAGATGCATTAAAAGCAGCTGTAGATAGCGGTCTTGATCTATCAGAGTTTGATCAATTTGATCAATATGATGTAAATGGTGATGGAAATAAAAATCAACCAGACGGTTTAATTGATCACTTAATGATTATTCATGCAGGTGTTGGACAAGAAGCAGGTGGTGGTAAGTTAGGTGATGATGCAATTTGGTCACATCGCTGGACAGTTGGACCAAAACCATTTGCAATTGAAGGTACACAAGCGAAAGTTCCATATTGGGGTGGAAAGATGGCAGCGTTCGACTACACAATTGAACCAGAAGATGGGGCTGTTGGTGTATTCGCACATGAATATGGTCATGATTTAGGTTTACCAGATGAGTATGATACACAATATAGCGGAGATGGTGAACCAGTTCAAGCTTGGTCTATTATGAGTGGCGGAAGCTGGGCAGGTAAAATTGCTGGAACGACGCCAACAAGTTTCTCACCACAAAATAAAGAGTTTTTCCAAAAAACAATCGGTGGTAATTGGGCAAATATCGTAGAAGTAGATTATGAGAAATTAAATAAAGGTATCGGCCTAGCAACATATTTAGACCAAAGTGTTACGAAATCTAACCGTCCGGGTATGATTCGTGTTAACTTACCAGATAAAGATATAAAAACAATTGAGCCGGCATTCGGAAAACAGTATTACTACAGCACAAAAGGTGATGATCTTCATACGAAGATGGAAACACCGCTGTTCGATTTAACAAATGCAACGACTGCACAATTTGACTTCAAATCATTATATGAAATTGAAGCAGAGTATGACTTCCTTGAAGTACACGCTGTAACAGAAGATGGTCAACAAACGTTAATTGAAAGACTTGGTGAGAAAGCTAATAGTGGAAATGCAGATTCGACAAATGGCAAATGGATTGACAAATCATATGATTTAAGCCAATTCAAAGGTAAGAAAGTAAAATTAACATTTGATTACATTACTGATGGTGGTTTAGCATTAAATGGTTTCCTACTTGATAATGCTTCATTAACAGTAGATGGTAACGTAGTATTCTCTGATGATGCAGAAGGTACATCACAATTCAAATTAGATGGTTTTGCTGTTTCTAACGGAACAGAGAAGAAGAGCCATAACTATTATGTTGAGTGGAGAAACTATGCTGGTTCAGATAACGCGTTAAAATTTGCTCGTGGTCCAGAGTATAACAGTGGTATGGTCGTATGGTATGCAGATTCAGCTTACACAGATAACTGGGTAGGTGTACATCCAGGACACGGATTCCTAGGTGTAGTTGATTCTCATCCAGAAGCAATTGTAGGAACTTTAAATGGTAAACCGACAGTGGAAAGTAGTACACGATTCCAAATCGCTGATGCGGCGTTCTCATTCGATAAAACGCCAGCTTGGAAAGTTGTATCTCCAACGCGTGGAACGTATACGTATGATGGTTTAGCGGGTGTACCGAAGTTTGATGATTCTAAAACGTATATTAATCAACAGATTCCAGATGCAGGACGTATTTTACCGAAGCTTGGTCTGAAGTTTGAAGTAGTAGGACAAGCTGATGATAATTCTGCAGGTGCTGTTCGTTTATATCGTTAA